In Propionicimonas paludicola, a single window of DNA contains:
- a CDS encoding glycoside hydrolase family 3 C-terminal domain-containing protein: MAVIASGFAAFGAPTVAIADDTLPYQNTALPFSVRAADLVSRMTLEEKYDQLRAMQPHSTWAAKPKVISRLGVKSYGYWGEANHGIYFPVISGNSNYTQYPQSSSISSTWNTDLTEQIASGIADEARVTYNTSCPPGTANPTPTGGACYGLTYWSPNQNLNRDPRWGRADESYSEDPELTSGIASAFVTGMQGDTASRVDTVPAGPNDYIKAVATPKHYLANNSEANRNYGTSNLTERTMLEYFVQPFAASAGAAGARSLMTAYNAFNMVESYSTDYPSAASFPTLWSPRDNATTGGTPGTPAAGSRYAIETLMRRSFGFDGFVVSDCDAITRVYGNGTRGHSWQPIQLGGTTQLTKAQGNAWALKAGTDLDCSGSDYPSATGLTVSQDQGLVSQADIDIALVRAFTARFQMGEFDPVANVPWNSESYSLSEGGDAKVKLASAAHRAVAHESALEAPVLLKNVGDTLPFTGATTGKTVALGHVDTLNKFQSGSYSGPTAVSTTFAQALAAETGGATSDIASGAATPFLSDHLAVFPDAINSGGTAITTSKCATDPCDPTADANTAEYRISQADNIVVVVGHRNNDGGEGTDRSTVTMPRMQAELIRDSVAPLAKKYNKKVVVWIQAKTMVDLSLFKDLPEVGAIVWSSFNGMYQGAAMAQLLFNDTVTLEDGRTAIANFSGKLPLTWYSNVDAQLGPAAAPDRGIEDYRMTKAEGAKCGRTYLYYQVGDNCAAPDYVFGHGLSYSPFAYSAPTLSSSTISPDQSVKVSVSVSNLVANYLGKAVVEVYAKAPEGADGNQRPLKQLKGFVKTGVITGTPEVAEVTIKAGDLWFWDDVNHKKVFPNGDWTIMAGPSSADADLKSVTLTVTGSRTAGVEVVSAQPDGTELSLDTPDNRINAQLSVTKHDLTFWKLADPALTVEYSSSNTAVATVDATGAVAPVGKGVALIKATATANGETKSTTFPVVVTSGAPDATDTQFPNTHTARVDFADKTIPVDSAVTGVKLASNLVPAANGVTYRYQIAPMDTNSAKAKVTTDGVLTAKQSGQVRVTVTATDAASVKVSESALIRVSAVLNTTDLQRAVSAATALNSSVFTTSSWAAADLATVAAAAKQVAENPAATQGEVEAAAASLIDAMAKLVYKGDPTVLATLISATTALNGKLGNFTSASTDALATALTTAQTVYAARDDKSQADLDAAASALQTALSGLVVASPVVEKSVLQSAYDSVFALSNSTGKYTSTSWSALQTKLTAAKTVLDNASATQAAVDTAAKELTAALAGLVVADPAVDKSVLQSAYDAAVAMSSSKYTTASWSALQTKVTSAKTVLDDGTASQTAVNTAVKELTTALAGLVVADADINKAVLQKAYDAGKALSNSTGKYTSTSWSKLQDELTDAKTVLDNASATQAAVDTATGELTDALAGLVVADPAVVKTVLQKAYDAGKALSNSTGKYTSTSWSKLQSELTDAKTVLDNASATQAAVDTATGELTDALAGLVVADPAVVKTVLQKAYDAGKALSNSTGKYTSTSWSKLQSELTDAKTVLDNASATQAAVNTAAQELTDALAGLVVADPAVVKTVLQKAYDAGKALSNSTGKYTSTSWSKLQSELTDAKTVLDNASATQAAVNTATGELTDALAGLVVADPVIDKAVLQHTYDAAMALSADKYTSATWGALQGKMTAAKSVLDNASATQAQVDSALTDLASALAGLAGVVTDTRIALDDPEAKFVVDDKVYTGSAIKSGFTVTLGDRRLYEGVDFATSTSGANTTVGKGSITIIGKGDYSGTAVLEFKILPTKLSVSSAKAAKGKVTVSFKRASSGQQVSAYRVEYRVKGTSSWKGVTVSASKSSVTIKKLKKGKVYQVRVRSSKTVSGVDYYSEWSSSKYSAKVK; this comes from the coding sequence ATGGCTGTGATCGCCAGCGGCTTTGCAGCCTTTGGCGCTCCAACTGTGGCGATCGCGGACGACACACTGCCGTATCAGAACACCGCGCTCCCGTTCAGTGTGCGCGCGGCCGATCTGGTCTCGCGAATGACGCTGGAAGAGAAGTACGACCAGCTGCGGGCCATGCAGCCGCACTCCACCTGGGCCGCCAAGCCGAAGGTGATCTCGCGTCTGGGCGTGAAGTCCTACGGCTACTGGGGTGAGGCCAACCACGGCATCTACTTCCCGGTGATCTCGGGCAACAGCAACTACACCCAGTACCCGCAGAGCTCCTCGATCTCGTCGACCTGGAATACCGACCTGACCGAGCAGATCGCCTCAGGCATCGCCGACGAGGCGCGGGTCACCTACAACACGTCCTGCCCGCCCGGCACGGCGAACCCGACCCCGACCGGTGGTGCCTGCTACGGCTTGACCTACTGGTCGCCGAACCAGAACCTGAACCGCGATCCCCGCTGGGGTCGTGCAGACGAGTCCTACTCCGAGGACCCGGAACTGACCTCGGGCATCGCCAGCGCCTTCGTGACGGGCATGCAGGGCGACACGGCTTCGCGCGTAGACACCGTTCCGGCCGGCCCGAACGACTACATCAAGGCCGTGGCCACCCCGAAGCACTACCTGGCCAACAACTCCGAGGCCAACCGCAACTACGGCACCTCGAACCTGACCGAGCGGACGATGCTGGAGTACTTCGTCCAGCCGTTCGCCGCATCGGCCGGTGCCGCGGGAGCTCGTTCGCTGATGACCGCCTACAACGCGTTCAACATGGTCGAGAGCTACTCCACCGACTACCCGTCGGCAGCCAGCTTCCCGACTCTGTGGAGCCCGCGCGACAATGCCACCACCGGTGGCACCCCCGGTACGCCGGCCGCCGGTAGCCGCTATGCCATCGAGACCCTGATGCGTCGCTCCTTCGGGTTCGACGGCTTCGTCGTCTCCGACTGCGATGCCATCACCCGCGTGTACGGCAACGGCACCCGCGGCCACTCCTGGCAGCCGATCCAGCTCGGCGGGACCACTCAGCTGACCAAGGCGCAGGGCAATGCCTGGGCGCTCAAGGCCGGTACTGACCTGGACTGCTCCGGTAGTGACTACCCGTCGGCCACCGGCCTGACCGTGTCTCAGGATCAGGGCCTGGTCAGCCAGGCTGACATCGACATCGCCTTGGTCCGGGCCTTCACTGCTCGGTTCCAGATGGGCGAGTTCGACCCGGTCGCCAACGTGCCGTGGAACAGCGAGTCCTACTCGTTGTCCGAGGGCGGCGACGCCAAGGTCAAGCTGGCTTCGGCGGCACACCGTGCAGTTGCGCACGAGTCCGCCCTGGAAGCTCCGGTGCTGCTGAAGAATGTCGGCGACACCCTTCCGTTCACTGGCGCGACCACCGGCAAGACGGTCGCTCTGGGGCACGTTGACACGCTCAACAAGTTCCAGTCCGGCTCTTACTCCGGGCCGACCGCGGTGAGCACCACCTTCGCTCAGGCTCTGGCCGCGGAGACCGGTGGCGCGACCAGCGACATCGCCTCTGGTGCGGCTACGCCCTTCCTGTCCGATCACCTGGCAGTGTTCCCGGACGCCATCAACTCCGGTGGCACCGCGATCACCACCTCGAAGTGCGCCACTGATCCCTGTGATCCGACTGCCGACGCCAACACCGCCGAGTACCGGATCTCCCAGGCCGACAACATCGTTGTCGTCGTGGGTCACCGCAACAACGACGGTGGCGAGGGTACCGACCGCAGCACGGTCACCATGCCCCGCATGCAGGCCGAGCTGATCCGTGACTCGGTCGCTCCGCTGGCCAAGAAGTACAACAAGAAGGTCGTGGTCTGGATCCAGGCCAAGACCATGGTTGATCTCAGCCTGTTCAAGGACCTGCCCGAGGTGGGTGCGATCGTCTGGTCGTCCTTCAACGGCATGTACCAGGGTGCGGCGATGGCTCAGCTGCTGTTCAACGACACCGTGACCCTTGAGGACGGCCGCACCGCGATCGCCAACTTCTCCGGCAAGCTGCCGCTGACCTGGTACTCCAATGTGGACGCCCAGCTCGGCCCGGCCGCTGCTCCGGATCGGGGCATCGAGGACTACCGGATGACCAAGGCCGAAGGCGCCAAGTGTGGTCGCACCTACCTGTACTACCAGGTGGGCGACAACTGCGCGGCTCCGGACTACGTCTTCGGTCACGGCCTGTCCTACTCGCCGTTCGCCTACAGCGCTCCGACCCTGTCCTCCTCGACGATCAGCCCTGATCAGTCGGTGAAGGTCTCGGTGTCGGTGAGCAACCTGGTAGCCAACTACCTGGGCAAGGCGGTCGTCGAGGTCTACGCCAAGGCTCCTGAAGGCGCAGATGGAAACCAGCGTCCGCTCAAGCAGCTGAAGGGCTTCGTCAAGACCGGTGTGATCACCGGAACGCCCGAGGTTGCTGAGGTCACCATCAAGGCCGGCGATCTGTGGTTCTGGGATGACGTGAACCACAAGAAGGTCTTCCCGAACGGTGACTGGACCATCATGGCCGGCCCCAGCTCGGCTGACGCCGATCTGAAGTCGGTGACCCTGACGGTCACCGGGTCGCGTACCGCTGGCGTCGAGGTCGTCTCGGCTCAGCCCGATGGCACCGAACTGAGCCTGGATACCCCGGACAACCGGATCAATGCCCAGCTCTCGGTGACCAAGCACGACCTCACCTTCTGGAAGCTGGCCGACCCGGCGCTCACCGTCGAGTACTCGTCCTCGAACACCGCGGTTGCCACCGTGGATGCCACCGGCGCTGTCGCACCTGTGGGCAAGGGCGTTGCTCTGATCAAGGCCACGGCCACGGCCAATGGCGAAACCAAGTCGACGACCTTCCCGGTCGTGGTCACCTCCGGCGCCCCGGACGCCACCGACACCCAGTTCCCGAACACTCACACCGCCAGGGTGGACTTCGCCGACAAGACCATCCCGGTCGACTCGGCCGTCACCGGTGTGAAGCTCGCCTCGAACCTGGTTCCGGCTGCGAACGGGGTCACCTACCGCTACCAGATCGCCCCGATGGACACCAACAGTGCCAAGGCCAAGGTGACCACCGACGGTGTGCTGACCGCCAAGCAGTCCGGTCAGGTCCGGGTGACGGTCACGGCTACGGATGCTGCAAGCGTGAAGGTGTCTGAGTCGGCATTGATCAGGGTCTCTGCGGTGCTCAACACCACCGACCTGCAGCGGGCAGTGAGTGCGGCAACCGCACTCAACTCCTCCGTCTTCACCACGAGCTCGTGGGCGGCGGCGGATTTGGCCACGGTGGCTGCAGCTGCCAAGCAGGTCGCTGAGAACCCGGCGGCGACTCAGGGAGAGGTCGAGGCAGCAGCGGCATCGCTGATCGATGCCATGGCCAAGCTCGTGTACAAGGGCGATCCGACGGTTCTGGCCACGCTGATCAGTGCCACTACGGCGCTGAACGGCAAGCTCGGCAACTTCACTTCGGCTTCCACCGATGCGTTGGCGACCGCGCTGACCACTGCCCAGACCGTCTACGCGGCTCGCGATGACAAGTCCCAGGCGGACCTGGATGCGGCTGCGTCCGCTCTCCAGACCGCGCTGTCCGGCCTTGTGGTCGCTAGCCCGGTGGTGGAGAAGTCGGTGCTGCAGAGTGCCTACGACTCCGTCTTCGCTCTGTCGAACAGCACTGGCAAGTACACCAGCACGTCCTGGAGTGCGCTCCAGACCAAGCTGACGGCTGCCAAGACGGTGCTCGACAATGCGTCGGCAACCCAGGCTGCGGTGGATACTGCTGCCAAGGAGCTGACGGCGGCGCTGGCTGGCTTGGTGGTCGCCGATCCGGCGGTCGACAAGTCGGTGCTGCAGAGTGCGTACGACGCAGCAGTGGCGATGTCGAGCAGCAAGTACACCACCGCATCGTGGTCTGCGCTGCAGACCAAGGTGACGTCGGCCAAGACCGTGCTGGACGATGGGACGGCTTCGCAGACCGCGGTGAACACCGCTGTCAAGGAGCTCACCACCGCGCTGGCCGGCCTGGTCGTTGCGGACGCCGACATCAACAAGGCGGTCTTGCAGAAGGCGTATGACGCTGGCAAGGCGCTGTCGAACAGCACGGGGAAGTACACCAGCACGTCGTGGTCGAAGCTCCAGGACGAGCTGACCGATGCGAAGACGGTTCTGGACAATGCTTCGGCGACTCAGGCTGCGGTTGATACCGCGACCGGTGAGTTGACCGATGCGCTGGCCGGTCTGGTGGTTGCTGATCCTGCGGTTGTGAAGACGGTCTTGCAGAAGGCGTATGACGCTGGCAAGGCGCTGTCGAACAGCACGGGGAAGTACACCAGCACGTCGTGGTCGAAGCTCCAGAGCGAGCTGACCGATGCGAAGACGGTTCTGGACAATGCTTCGGCGACTCAGGCTGCGGTTGATACCGCCACTGGTGAGTTGACCGATGCGCTGGCCGGTCTGGTGGTTGCTGATCCTGCGGTTGTGAAGACGGTCTTGCAGAAGGCGTATGACGCTGGCAAGGCGCTGTCGAACAGCACGGGGAAGTACACCAGCACGTCGTGGTCGAAGCTCCAGAGCGAGCTGACCGATGCGAAGACGGTTCTGGACAACGCTTCGGCGACTCAGGCTGCGGTGAACACTGCAGCGCAGGAGTTGACTGACGCGCTGGCCGGTCTGGTGGTTGCTGATCCTGCGGTTGTGAAGACGGTCTTGCAGAAGGCGTATGACGCTGGCAAGGCGCTGTCGAACAGCACGGGGAAGTACACCAGCACGTCGTGGTCGAAGCTCCAGAGCGAGCTGACCGATGCGAAGACGGTTCTGGACAACGCTTCGGCGACTCAGGCTGCGGTGAACACCGCGACCGGTGAGTTGACCGATGCGCTGGCCGGTCTGGTGGTTGCCGATCCGGTGATCGACAAGGCTGTTCTGCAGCACACCTATGACGCGGCAATGGCTCTGTCTGCGGACAAGTACACCAGTGCAACCTGGGGTGCCCTGCAGGGCAAGATGACCGCTGCCAAGTCCGTCCTCGACAATGCGTCGGCGACTCAGGCTCAGGTGGACTCCGCACTGACGGATCTCGCCTCAGCGCTGGCCGGCCTGGCCGGTGTCGTCACCGACACTCGGATTGCGCTCGATGATCCGGAAGCCAAGTTCGTCGTGGACGACAAGGTGTACACCGGCTCGGCGATCAAGTCCGGGTTCACCGTGACCCTGGGTGACCGGCGACTGTACGAAGGTGTCGACTTTGCGACCAGCACTAGCGGCGCCAACACCACGGTCGGCAAGGGTTCGATCACCATCATCGGTAAGGGCGACTACTCCGGCACTGCGGTGCTTGAGTTCAAGATCCTGCCGACGAAGCTCAGCGTCTCCAGCGCCAAGGCGGCGAAGGGCAAGGTGACGGTTTCCTTCAAGCGAGCGTCCTCCGGTCAGCAAGTCTCGGCCTACCGGGTCGAGTACCGGGTGAAGGGGACGTCTTCCTGGAAGGGCGTGACCGTCTCGGCTTCGAAGTCCAGTGTGACGATCAAGAAGCTGAAGAAGGGCAAGGTGTACCAGGTTCGGGTTCGGTCCTCCAAGACCGTCTCCGGAGTGGACTACTACTCGGAGTGGAGCTCCAGCAAGTACTCCGCGAAGGTCAAGTAG
- a CDS encoding beta strand repeat-containing protein, whose amino-acid sequence MAGITALALAGGVVTAVPAQAAGSIDLSTVDLTSLASSSGGAFSVSGPTATDDLTISGDVTLTGTAPIGRTITISGGTSSAPRQITLQAVTAHAGADSAAIQLAAGAFAKFTLVGTSGLAGSDTRPGLGIPVGAGAELAAAGLTGRIDVTGTGNAAAIGGDGNAVLTEPAVKPITITGLAGASCGTLTISGGTINALIGSDSGTGAAIGGGRFGSGCTVNISGGVVNATGKAGAGIGGGIGKDAANGYLKDSPGGAGGNVTISGGTVTATSAGSTVTGESELRYSAAIGGGRGGGGGAEDQGSNGAPGTLIITGGSVKLSPRLASDLKPDPKNGPAMLAQVKVNNAASVSQVVVTPEGGVATPFAVSSNHPSDAALYLYLPYPKTYSIAVTAGGNTTTYRAVTQSTGADATAYVPAPDPAKLSLSGVTFEPATWGYSAQAAQAVTIQNTGGTAATITGASVSPSGAFTVDKPATVSVPAGGSNSSITVTPVTGLAAGVHEATLTLTSAAGTLTTPLSFTVNGVPELALTAPSFPNVTVGAYTPVGQDLTITNTGSAPATLSSVTSSSSAFAVATSSAAIQPGGSVKVKVTPAAGLAVGNYQSTITANFNGRTATAKVSLTVAPVPVVDIRAGQTTLTLVKGSSVAISAYGYLANGQSVAVTWSVSNAAVATVSSSGSIKGINAGKATVTATSGGKSTSISITVLAKKSKTKVKSVSGSVPKTMKVGARAYVTGKYSPTSAPSAKVTYSSSSKSVVTVDAAGALTAKKKGKASITIKAGGKSKKYTVTVK is encoded by the coding sequence GTGGCGGGTATCACCGCGCTGGCTCTGGCCGGAGGAGTGGTCACTGCAGTGCCGGCCCAGGCCGCCGGCTCCATCGACCTTTCGACAGTCGACCTGACCTCACTCGCCTCGTCCAGCGGCGGGGCTTTCAGCGTGTCCGGACCGACCGCCACCGATGATCTGACGATCAGCGGTGACGTGACCTTGACCGGTACCGCACCCATCGGCCGGACGATCACCATCTCCGGCGGCACTTCGAGCGCCCCCCGACAGATCACCCTGCAGGCGGTGACCGCTCACGCCGGCGCCGACAGCGCCGCGATCCAGCTTGCCGCAGGCGCATTCGCGAAGTTCACCCTGGTGGGCACCAGCGGCCTGGCTGGCTCCGACACTCGTCCCGGGCTGGGCATTCCGGTGGGTGCGGGGGCCGAGCTGGCCGCTGCCGGCCTGACCGGGCGTATCGACGTGACCGGCACCGGCAATGCGGCGGCCATCGGGGGCGACGGCAACGCCGTGCTCACCGAGCCAGCTGTGAAGCCGATCACCATCACCGGTCTTGCCGGTGCGAGCTGTGGCACCCTCACCATCAGTGGCGGCACCATCAATGCTCTGATCGGCAGCGACTCCGGCACGGGCGCAGCCATCGGCGGCGGACGCTTCGGCTCGGGCTGCACCGTGAACATCAGCGGCGGTGTGGTCAACGCCACCGGCAAGGCTGGCGCCGGCATCGGCGGCGGGATCGGCAAGGATGCCGCCAACGGCTATCTGAAGGACTCCCCGGGCGGCGCCGGCGGCAACGTGACGATCTCCGGCGGCACGGTCACCGCGACCTCCGCGGGAAGCACCGTCACCGGCGAGTCCGAACTGCGCTACTCGGCTGCCATCGGCGGTGGCCGTGGTGGTGGCGGCGGCGCCGAGGACCAGGGCTCGAATGGTGCTCCCGGAACGCTCATCATCACCGGCGGCTCGGTCAAACTGTCGCCCCGCCTGGCCTCGGACCTCAAGCCGGATCCCAAGAACGGCCCCGCGATGTTGGCCCAGGTGAAGGTGAACAACGCCGCCTCGGTCTCGCAGGTGGTGGTGACCCCGGAGGGCGGCGTCGCGACTCCGTTCGCGGTGTCGTCGAACCACCCCAGTGACGCGGCGCTGTACCTGTACCTGCCCTATCCGAAGACCTACTCGATCGCCGTGACGGCCGGTGGCAACACCACCACCTATCGGGCAGTCACGCAGAGCACGGGCGCGGACGCGACCGCCTACGTACCCGCTCCGGACCCGGCCAAGCTCTCCCTTTCTGGTGTCACCTTCGAGCCGGCCACCTGGGGTTACTCCGCTCAGGCTGCGCAGGCAGTGACCATTCAGAACACCGGCGGCACGGCCGCCACGATCACCGGAGCTTCGGTGAGCCCGAGCGGTGCCTTCACCGTGGACAAGCCGGCAACGGTCAGCGTGCCGGCCGGTGGCAGCAACTCCTCGATCACGGTGACCCCGGTGACCGGACTCGCTGCCGGCGTCCATGAGGCAACGCTGACCCTCACCTCTGCCGCGGGAACCCTCACCACTCCGCTCTCCTTCACGGTCAACGGAGTTCCGGAGTTGGCCTTGACGGCACCGTCGTTCCCGAACGTCACCGTGGGTGCCTACACCCCGGTCGGCCAGGATCTGACGATCACCAACACCGGCTCGGCCCCGGCAACGCTGTCCAGCGTGACCTCCTCGAGCTCGGCGTTCGCGGTGGCCACCAGCTCGGCAGCCATTCAGCCCGGTGGTTCGGTCAAGGTGAAGGTGACTCCGGCGGCCGGACTGGCCGTGGGCAACTACCAGTCCACCATCACCGCGAACTTCAACGGTCGGACCGCCACGGCGAAGGTCTCGCTGACCGTCGCCCCGGTGCCGGTGGTCGACATCAGGGCCGGCCAGACCACCCTCACCCTGGTGAAGGGGTCGAGCGTCGCGATTTCGGCCTATGGCTACTTGGCCAACGGCCAGTCGGTGGCGGTGACCTGGTCGGTATCCAACGCCGCAGTGGCCACCGTGTCGAGCTCGGGTTCGATCAAGGGGATCAACGCCGGAAAGGCCACGGTCACCGCGACCTCCGGCGGCAAGAGCACCTCGATCAGCATCACGGTGCTGGCGAAGAAGTCCAAGACCAAGGTCAAGTCGGTTTCCGGAAGCGTCCCCAAGACGATGAAGGTCGGCGCCCGCGCCTACGTGACCGGCAAGTACTCACCGACCTCGGCCCCCAGCGCCAAGGTGACCTACTCCTCGTCCAGCAAGTCGGTGGTGACTGTGGACGCGGCGGGTGCGCTGACGGCCAAGAAGAAGGGCAAGGCGAGCATCACCATCAAGGCCGGTGGCAAGTCCAAGAAGTACACCGTCACCGTCAAATAG